A genomic window from Flavobacterium sp. I3-2 includes:
- the ccsA gene encoding cytochrome c biogenesis protein CcsA, which translates to MMKKLFTFLSSTRLMAVLFIIFPIALGLGTFIENEYNTDTARILIYNTKWFELIMLIFVINFIGNIKKYQLYKKEKWVTLVLHLSFIFILVGAFVTRYISYEGMMPIRETEKSNQIFSDRTFLTVMTDGMVDGEMKRRTFENQHLFSGALDKDNFISNFASNYFSMKKDFNGIPFKVEFKDFIMGATEQIQPDENGIFFLKMVESGDGTRHEHFLKEGEVQNFHNVLFAFNKPTPGAINITKDGDNYTIETPFEGNFMRMADQFQGKVDKDQVQELMFRSLYNIGGSQFVFPELPMKGKIGYVSDNNFKTSTTHDALMLTVSTQDKDGNEVTEDVTLLGSKGTMGVPQSFKLGELEFTLMFGSKIYTTPFEVQLNDFIANKYPGTEKSYSSFESKVTVLDPRDKNFDAHIYMNNVLDYDGYRFFQAQFDPDEKGTILSVSHDFYGTWITYIGYTLLYISMLLLLVTKNTRFDDLRNKLNKVRAKKKSLITALLLFISLGAFAQHNHKMPSEKQLDSILEISKVPLEHADKFGKLIIQDAGGRMKPINTFSSELLRKVSKSDHYKGMDSDQVLLSITQFPQLWYNVPIINLKKENDSIREVIGIPADQKFAALINFFDEQGNYKLDKYLEEANHTTVKNQFQKDFIEADKKVNLLYSAITGQILNIFPVPYDKGNKWINYLELNESDIKGEDLQFTKIILPAYLTTLMKSLETKDYTKADEFLQNISDYQHKFGAEVMPSDQHVEAEILYNKYDIFKRLYSWYMYASVLLFAVVIIRIFKDNKILKLISNIFIGFVIVLFLLHTAGLAARWYVSGHAPWSDAYESMIYVGWATMLFGLIFGRKSELTIASTAFVAGMILMIAHWSWMDPAIANLQPVLNSYWLMIHVAVIVASYGPFALGMILGIVALFLMVFTTKNNKAKMDLNVKEITYINEMALTVGLVLLTIGNFLGGQWANESWGRYWGWDPKETWALVSIMVYAFVIHMRFVPSLRGTWIYNFMSIIAFYAILMTYFGVNFYLSGLHSYAKGDQVVTPAFIWWSVGSVFTLGALAYYKYRIHYKK; encoded by the coding sequence ATTATGAAGAAGTTATTTACTTTCTTATCCTCGACACGATTAATGGCAGTTTTGTTCATTATTTTCCCGATTGCATTAGGTTTAGGTACTTTCATTGAAAATGAGTATAATACCGACACAGCTCGAATTTTAATTTACAATACCAAATGGTTTGAATTAATCATGCTAATTTTTGTTATCAATTTTATTGGAAACATTAAAAAATATCAATTATATAAAAAAGAAAAGTGGGTTACTTTAGTATTGCACCTTTCTTTTATTTTTATTTTAGTAGGTGCATTTGTAACGCGTTACATCAGTTACGAAGGTATGATGCCGATTAGAGAAACGGAAAAATCAAACCAAATATTTTCTGACCGAACTTTCTTAACCGTTATGACTGACGGTATGGTTGATGGAGAAATGAAACGTAGAACTTTTGAAAATCAACATTTATTTTCAGGAGCTTTAGATAAAGATAACTTCATTAGTAATTTTGCTTCGAATTATTTTTCGATGAAAAAAGATTTTAATGGAATTCCGTTTAAAGTTGAATTTAAAGATTTCATTATGGGTGCAACTGAACAAATTCAACCTGATGAAAACGGAATCTTCTTCTTAAAAATGGTCGAATCTGGTGACGGTACGCGTCATGAACATTTCTTAAAAGAAGGCGAAGTACAAAACTTCCACAATGTATTATTTGCATTTAACAAACCAACACCTGGAGCTATTAATATTACAAAAGATGGCGATAACTATACGATAGAAACTCCTTTTGAAGGTAATTTTATGCGTATGGCCGATCAATTTCAAGGAAAAGTAGATAAAGATCAAGTTCAAGAATTGATGTTCCGTTCGTTATATAACATTGGTGGTTCACAATTTGTGTTTCCTGAATTACCAATGAAAGGTAAAATCGGATATGTGTCTGACAACAATTTCAAAACTTCAACAACTCACGATGCTTTAATGTTAACTGTTTCTACTCAAGATAAAGATGGAAACGAAGTTACTGAAGATGTTACTTTATTAGGTTCAAAAGGTACGATGGGCGTTCCACAATCATTTAAATTAGGTGAATTAGAATTTACATTAATGTTTGGTTCTAAAATTTACACTACCCCATTCGAAGTTCAATTAAACGATTTTATCGCAAATAAATATCCTGGTACAGAAAAAAGTTATTCTTCGTTTGAAAGTAAAGTAACTGTTCTTGATCCTCGTGATAAAAATTTCGATGCTCATATTTACATGAATAATGTATTAGATTATGATGGATACCGTTTTTTCCAAGCACAATTTGATCCAGACGAAAAAGGAACGATTTTATCTGTAAGTCACGATTTTTATGGAACTTGGATTACTTATATTGGATATACTTTATTATACATTAGTATGCTTTTACTTTTAGTTACAAAAAACACGCGCTTTGATGATTTAAGAAATAAATTAAACAAAGTTCGCGCTAAGAAAAAGAGTTTAATTACAGCATTGTTATTATTTATTTCGTTAGGAGCATTTGCGCAACATAATCATAAAATGCCTTCTGAGAAACAATTAGATTCTATTTTAGAAATATCTAAAGTTCCCTTAGAACACGCTGATAAATTTGGTAAATTAATCATTCAGGATGCTGGCGGACGTATGAAACCAATCAACACGTTTTCGTCTGAATTATTAAGAAAAGTAAGTAAATCAGATCATTACAAAGGAATGGATTCTGATCAAGTTTTGCTTTCAATTACACAATTCCCACAACTATGGTACAATGTGCCAATCATTAATCTTAAAAAGGAAAATGATAGTATTCGTGAAGTAATCGGAATTCCTGCTGATCAAAAATTTGCTGCTTTAATTAATTTCTTTGATGAACAAGGAAATTATAAATTAGATAAATATCTAGAAGAAGCAAATCATACAACTGTAAAAAATCAGTTTCAAAAAGATTTTATCGAAGCTGATAAAAAAGTAAACTTACTATATTCTGCAATCACAGGTCAAATTTTAAATATTTTCCCTGTACCTTACGATAAAGGAAATAAATGGATCAATTATTTAGAACTAAATGAATCTGATATAAAAGGAGAAGATTTACAGTTTACAAAAATTATTCTTCCGGCGTATTTAACAACTTTAATGAAATCTTTAGAAACAAAAGATTATACAAAAGCAGATGAATTTTTACAAAACATTAGCGACTATCAACATAAATTTGGAGCTGAAGTAATGCCGTCTGATCAACATGTAGAAGCTGAAATTTTGTATAACAAATACGATATTTTTAAGAGATTGTATTCTTGGTACATGTATGCTTCTGTTTTATTATTTGCTGTAGTTATCATCAGAATTTTCAAAGACAATAAAATCTTAAAATTAATTTCAAATATATTTATTGGTTTTGTAATTGTATTATTCTTATTACATACAGCAGGTTTAGCAGCTCGTTGGTACGTTTCTGGACATGCACCTTGGTCTGACGCTTATGAATCGATGATTTATGTTGGATGGGCAACGATGTTATTTGGATTAATATTTGGTAGAAAATCTGAATTGACAATTGCTTCAACAGCCTTTGTTGCAGGAATGATTCTAATGATTGCCCATTGGAGTTGGATGGATCCAGCAATCGCAAACTTACAACCTGTTCTTAATTCATACTGGTTAATGATTCACGTGGCGGTTATTGTTGCAAGTTATGGACCATTTGCTTTAGGTATGATCTTAGGAATTGTAGCTTTATTTTTAATGGTATTTACAACTAAAAACAATAAAGCTAAGATGGATTTAAATGTTAAAGAAATTACTTACATCAACGAAATGGCTTTAACGGTTGGTTTAGTTCTTTTAACCATCGGAAACTTCCTTGGAGGTCAATGGGCTAACGAAAGTTGGGGACGTTATTGGGGATGGGATCCAAAAGAAACTTGGGCATTAGTTAGTATTATGGTTTATGCCTTTGTAATTCACATGAGATTTGTTCCTTCTCTACGTGGTACTTGGATTTATAATTTTATGTCAATTATTGCATTCTATGCGATCTTAATGACGTATTTCGGAGTTAACTTCTATTTATCAGGATTGCATTCATACGCAAAAGGAGATCAAGTGGTTACACCAGCATTTATTTGGTGGTCTGTTGGATCAGTATTTACATTAGGAGCTTTAGCTTATTATAAATATCGAATTCATTATAAAAAATAG